One part of the Lemur catta isolate mLemCat1 chromosome 13, mLemCat1.pri, whole genome shotgun sequence genome encodes these proteins:
- the LOC123649012 gene encoding LOW QUALITY PROTEIN: olfactory receptor 6K2-like (The sequence of the model RefSeq protein was modified relative to this genomic sequence to represent the inferred CDS: inserted 2 bases in 2 codons; deleted 1 base in 1 codon) yields METPNWTTSQEFIFSSFPYSWGESVICFVPLLFSYAFIVVVGNLVIITVVQLNTHPHTPMSFFINVLSFLEIWFTTATIXKMLSSLLSERKSISLHGCFLQIYFFLSRGISEMCFLTAVAFNRYLAIGSPLQYPTLMTPKLYAQLTLSYCVCGFITPLPEIACISTLPFCGSNHPEHICDFLSVLHLACTDTQAIVMIQTVDVVCAVESITAAMLTGMSCTGIVAVILQVHSVKGHHKAFSTCVFHLTVTLLLFGDVALMYLLFSATYSLFWDTAVALGFAVLXPFFNPIICSLRNKEIKESVNKHMCQAKIPFFIRPGTSSLVYDHGKKSQCRSAVCSGQGSQRPGLQGAGREEGCAADPSRGRRHRRARPPRGLRRAGSGRSPRPRGGAAAGLSEAKGRSVPAPLPPAMRAPRRVGRARRPVPQPRQKQPRLRGSPVQLALSPLPRPEVGPGGPAPATGARGGLIGNSLRSELFGATFLTTFSVFLSDYWSV; encoded by the exons ATGGAGACCCCCAACTGGACCACCTCACAGGAGtttatcttctcttcttttccttattcCTGGGGAGAGTCTGTCATCTGCTTTGTTCCGCTGCTCTTCAGCTATGCTTTCATTGTTGTGGTTGGAAACCTGGTCATCATCACAGTGGTCCAGCTGAATACTCACCCCCACACTCCTATGTCCTTCTTTATTAATGTGCTTTCTTTTCTGGAGATCTGGTTTACCACAGCAACCA TCAAAATGCTGTCAAGCCTGCTTAGTGAAAGGAAGAGCATTTCCTTACATGGTTGTTTCCTgcaaatatatttcttcctttccagaggCATCAGTGAGATGTGTTTCTTGACAGCTGTGGCCTTTAATCGCTACCTGGCCATCGGCAGCCCTCTTCAGTATCCAACTCTCATGACCCCCAAGCTATATGCCCAGCTGACTTTAAGTTACTGTGTTTGTGGCTTTATCACA CCCCTCCCTGAGATTGCCTGCATCTCCACATTGCCATTTTGTGGCTCAAACCACCCTGAGCACATCTGTGACTTCCTCTCAGTGCTGCACCTGGCTTGCACAGACACACAAGCCATCGTCATGATTCAGACTGTTGACGTTGTCTGTGCAGTGGAGAGTATCACAGCAGCGATGCTCACTGGCATGTCCTGCACTGGCATCGTGGCTGTGATTCTGCAAGTGCATTCAGTCAAAGGCCACCACAAAGCATTCTCAACATGCGTCTTCCACCTCACTGTTACTTTGCTCTTGTTTGGTGATGTGGCTCTCATGTACCTACTCTTCTCTGCCACCTACTCCTTGTTCTGGGACACAGCCGTTGCTCTGGGCTTTGCAGTTT TCCCATTCTTCAACCCCATTATTTGTAGCCTGAggaataaagagataaaagaatCTGTAAATAAGCACATGTGTCAAGCTAAGATCCCTTTTTTCATTAGACCAGGGACCTCAA GTCTAGTCTATGACCATGGAAAGAAGAGCCAGTGTCGCTCAGCGGTCTGCTCAGGGCAGGGGTCGCAGCGGCCGGGGCTCCAGGgcgcggggcgggaggagggcTGCGCGGCCGACCCCTCCCGCGGACGGCGACACCGCCGGGCCCGCCCTCCCCGGGGGCTCCGGCGGGCGGGCTCGGGACGTTCTCCCCGTCCGAGAGGCGGCGCCGCCGCGGGCCTTTCGGAGGCGAAGGGGCGCTCGGTGCCGGCGCCCCTGCCGCCCGCCATGAGGGCCCCGAGGCGGGTCGGCCGCGCCCGGCGCCCGGTGCCGCAGCCTCGCCAGAAACAGCCCCGACTGCGCGGGTCCCCTGTGCAGCTCGCCCTGTCCCCGCTGCCGCGGCCTGAGGTCGGCCCGGGCGGCCCCGCACCCGCGACAGGGGCCCGTGGAGGGCTCATCGGAAACAGTCTGCGCTCAGAGCTTTTTGGAGCCACCTTTCTGACaactttttcagttttcctctctgATTATTGGTCAGTGTAG